A window from Fusarium musae strain F31 chromosome 8, whole genome shotgun sequence encodes these proteins:
- a CDS encoding hypothetical protein (EggNog:ENOG41), producing the protein MADNAENKRNRPRENVKILYDYELTNAPGKSIVGLEVHYGPLGWTPPHTHSGATVAATVIKGQLLSGMNGNPPKVYSAGESFNELPGCHHTVSDNPSETEDTTFIAVMVIDTEIVKKGYQNLVVLDKEWQ; encoded by the exons ATGGCCGACAACGCTGAGAACAAGCG CAATCGCCCCCGCGAAAATGTCAAGATCCTCTATGACTACGAGCTCACTAACGCACCCGGCAAGTCCATCGTTGGTCTCGAAGTTCACTACGGCCCTCTCGGATGGACACCTCCGCATACTCATTCTGGTGCCACTGTCGCCGCCACTGTAATCAAGGGTCAACTGCTCAGCGGCATGAACGGTAACCCGCCCAAGGTTTACAGCGCCGGTGAGAGCTTCAACGAGCTTCCTGGATGTCATCACACCGTCAGCGACAATCCCAGTGAAACTGAAGACACCACTTTCATCGCTGTCATGGTGATTGATACTGAGATTGTTAAGAAGGGATATCAGAATCTGGTGGTTTTGGATAAGGAATGGCAGTAA
- a CDS encoding hypothetical protein (EggNog:ENOG41), translating into MERLVSTRVNTRSSLACLECRTKHVKCDAKQPRCSRCTAYDKACQYTASRRGGLDRAALTERRRRLANKADAQLDNVVSEISVAVADEGITLGDEAVTGADCMDVFQQPSLPVLTPVPEDRETPLFSKGSLTDDALVKSYYTNFHHLHPFAPPYKHLVQLSQVSAFNFSPLLASMRLIGHIYDTHKWSEPLSSAVEAQISQLKLSDAVQVQARLLYSIALFWYTYKTEAKEQMDAAIDVAVKLDMHKQEFAATWGFGDPVMAECWRRTWWMLFIVDASYAGTLGTMNFKTLHVEPTVELPCEETDYESGTIPAPKTLQDFDSREFDSEDVVFSSFAYLIGAVRCAAQVICMSPKRATREHSEAIIQSADSAFDAWLLLLPKDKKPVLKADGTIDELMFQAHLLIHVYVL; encoded by the exons ATGGAGCGCCTAGTCTCAACACGTGTAAACACGCGATCTTCACTAGCTTGTCTCGAGTGTCGGACGAAACATGTAAAATGCGATGCTAAACAGCCGCGATGCAGTCGGTGCACAGCCTACGACAAGGCGTGCCAGTATACTGCTTCGAGACGTGGTGGTCTTGATAGAGCGGCTTTGACAGAGAGGCGGAGACGGCTCGCTAATAAGGCTGATGCGCAATTGGATAATGTTGTGTCGGAGATTTCTGTGGCGGTAGCTGATGAGGGTATCACTTTGGGGGATGAAGCTGTGACTGGGGCGGATTGCATGGATGTTTTTCAACAACCCAGCTTACCCGTTCTAACGCCTGTACCAGAGGACCGCGAAACACCACTATTCAGCAAGGGCAGTCTCACTGACGATGCTCTGGTAAAGTCTTACTATACCAACTTTCACCACTTGCATCCTTTCGCTCCCCCCTACAAACACTTAGTTCAACTTTCCCAGGTGTCAGCTTTCAACTTCAGTCCCCTCCTAGCTTCCATGCGACTGATAGGGCATATATACGATACCCACAAATGGTCAGAACCACTAAGCAGCGCCGTCGAGGCTCAAATATCCCAGCTCAAACTATCAGATGCAGTGCAAGTCCAAGCTCGTCTGCTCTACTCGATCGCTTTGTTCTGGTACACCTATAAAACTGAAGCAAAAGAGCAGATGGATGCTGCTATCGATGTTGCCGTCAAGCTGGACATGCATAAGCAGGAGTTCGCTGCTACATGGGGCTTTGGAGACCCGGTCATGGCTGAATGCTGGAGACGAACGTGGTGGATGCTATTTATAGTTGATGCTTCCTACGCTGGAACACTGGGGACGATGAACTTCAAGACGCTACATGTTGAACCCACTGTGGAACTTCCTTGTGAAGAGACAGATTATGAGTCAGGT ACTATACCTGCACCAAAGACTTTACAGGACTTCGATTCTCGTGAATTCGATAGCGAAGACGTGGTCTTTTCGTCCTTCGCCTATCTCATCGGTGCAGTCCGCTGCGCAGCACAAGTCATCTGCATGTCACCAAAACGAGCGACCAGAGAACATTCAGAAGCCATCATACAATCCGCAGACTCGGCATTCGACGCCTGGCTTTTACTCCTGCCCAAGGATAAAAAGCCTGTCCTGAAGGCAGATGGAACCATTGATGAGCTAATGTTTCAAGCTCACTTACTTATCCATGTGTATGTCCTTTGA